A region of the Paracoccaceae bacterium genome:
ACGGCATCGAGAACGGCCACCGCTGGCCCGACGATCCCGAAGACCTGCGGGTGCTGATGGCTTCGCACGGGCTGGCCTTCATTTCGGGCTGGTACTCGGCCGAACTGCTGCTCCGGTCGGTCGATGCGGAAATCGCCGCCTGCCAGAGGCACCTGGCCCGGCTGAAGCACAACGGCTGCACGGTGATGATCGTCTGCGAGACGTCGAACGCGATTCATGGCGACCCGGCGAAGCCGGTCAACGACAGGCCACGCCTGACGGCGGCTGAAATGCAGGCATTCTGTGCGCGGCTCGAGGCGTTTGCCGCGTACCTGTCGGGGCAGGGCATCACGCTGGTCTATCATCACCACATGGGCACGATCATCGAGGCGCCCGAAGACATTGACGCGCTGATGGCCGCCACCGGCCCCCACACCCATCTTCTGTTCGACGCCGGGCACTGCGCCTTTGGCGGCGGTGATCCGGCCGCCGTGCTGGCGCGTCACGTTGGCCGGGTTCGGCATTTCCATGCCAAGAACATCCGTCCCGATGTCGTGGCCCGGGCGCGGGCCGAAGGGCTGTCGTTCCTTCAGGCCGTGGTGGCCGGGGCCTTCACGGTCCCGGGGGACCAGGAGGGGGCGATCGATTTCGAGCCGCTGCTGCGCATCCTGGCTGGGGCTGGCTATGACGGCTGGATCGTGATCGAGGCCGAACAGGATCCGCAGGTCCGCAACCCGCTGCTCTACCAGACGCTCGGCCTTGCCACGCTGCGGCGTCAGGCACGCGAGGCTGGGTTGGCATGAGTCATCCTGCGCAGACCGGCCTGCTGCGCAAGCCGCGCGGGACACACGGAAAGGTCCATGACCTGACCCCCGCAGACGCGGGATGGGGATACGTGGGCTTTGCGCTGTATCGCCTGCGGCCGGGCGAAAGCGCGGCCGAGGCGACGGGCGGACGCGAGGCGATCCTGGTTCTGGTCGAGGGGCGGGCGAGGGTGGGCGCTTGCGGCCGGGATTTCGGCATCCTCGGCGACCGGCTGGATGTGTTCGAGGCAACGCCGCCCCACTGTCTCTATGTTCCGGCGCACAGCGGCTGGACGGCGACGGCCGACACCGACCTGACGCTCGCGGTCTGCACGGCACCGGGAAAGCCGGGCCGCGATGCCGCCGTGATCGGACCCGCAGGCGTGCCGCAGATCATGCGCGGACGCGGCACGAACACCCGCCACATCAATGCCATCGCGATGGAAGAGCGCGACGTCGCCGACAGCCTGCTGGTGACCGAGGTGTTCACCCCGGCGGGCCACTGGTCAAGCTATCCGCCACACCGGCACGACGAAGACGACTTTCCCGCAATGACCTATCTGGAAGAAACCTACTATCACCGCCTGAATCCCGCACAGGGCTTCGGCATCCAGCGGGTGTTCACCGAGGATGGCAGCCTCGACGAGACCATGGCGGTCGCAGACGGCGACCTGGTGCTCGTGCCACGCGGACACCATCCCTGCGGGGCGCCCTATGGATACGCCATGTATTATCTGAACGTCATGGCCGGACCCTTGCGCAAATGGCGGTTCAGGAACCATCCCGATCACGACTGGATCGCACAGCGCGACGCATGAGGCATGAAACCGGTGGCCGCCCACGCTCGGACGACGGCCGCATGACACTTCGGGCATGTGCCGCGATCTCTCGCCGCCGATGATCGAACATCTGCGGCGTCCGCCCTGAACCGAGGGGCGCGTTCCATCTGCGCCAGCAGGTCCTGCCTGACCCCCGCCGCATGCCCCTTGGCGATTCCCACCGCCAAGGCGCTGCCTCCCCGGGGGTTGGGCGTCGGCTTGAACGCCCAAGCCTGCGCGCACTTCCCCTATGCACCACATCCGCTGCGGCTGTGTGTCGGATCCCCGACCGACATTCCGCCGTCCGAAGCCGTTGCCTGTCGCCGGATGCCACCGTGACCTTGCTGACCGCGTTCACCATGTGATCCGAACCGGTCCTGCGCGACCTCGCGGAGCGATGGATGGCCGCCATGCCCCAATGGTGTTCGGACAGTGACAGGACCCTACCGCAAGCATCGGGCGATGCTATGTTAGGCGGGTGCTTGTCGCCCCGGAGGCGGGAATGATGCAGGGAACTGGGGGCATGTTGTCATGGTAGGGCCCGCGTCGCCAACCGGTGGTGCGCGCGGATGCTTTCATGACCGCCGTGACAGGGTGGACCCGTTCGTCAGCCGACACTTCACATGGCCCGGCACGCTGCGGCTGCATGGCGCCGCGCTTGGCGTCGATATCCTGCGGGCGCCGATCAACGTCGCGCTTTCCCCTTTGCTGGTCCTGGCACTGATCCTTCGCTGGGTTCTTCGCCGCCTGGGCATGCGACGACAGGCGGACTGGCTCGCGCAGCGCCGCATCCACCTTCCCACAGCCGTTGCCCGCCGCATCGAGGTGCTGATCGTCACCGAACTTCTCGGGCTTGCCGCGACGGAATCCGCCCGGCTCGGGGACGAGGCGGCGTTGTCCCGCGCCGTGCTCTCGGCACCGCAGCTGCGTGAACTCGTCCGCCGCAGCGGCAGCGTCGAGGCGGCGCAGGTCATGTCGCGACGGATCCTGCGGGCTCTGGGTGACTACAGCGGCACACGGGCTGCGGTTGCCGAAATGACTGCGGCCCTGTTCACACTGGCGGTTGGCGCCGCGGTGTTCCAGGCCCTGACGCCGGGCGTGATGTCAATGGCACCGGGCGTGGCCGAGGCGGTGTCGCACGGGACGGCAGTGGCCGAGTTCCCCTTGGGTGAATCACTTGGCGGGGTCTGGTACGGCGTGTTTCCGGTCGGGCCCGCGCCTTGGCTGGTCGCGGCCACGATTGTGGTCCTGGTGATGGCGGGCGCGGTCGTTGCTGCGTTCGCCGGCATTCTGGCAGATCCGGTTCAGGCATGGCTCGGAATTCACCGGCGGCGTCTGATGCGGCTCATCGACACGCTGGAGGCCGAAGCCTCGGGATCGGCCGACAGGCCATTCGCCACGCGCGAGCATTTCTACGCCCGTGCGTTTGACCTGTGGGATGCCGCCGTCAGCCTGGCGCGCGTCTTTCGGGGGTGATCGACCTGCGCCCAAGCCCCTTGCCAGGCATCAGATCGTGGTGCGCATCCGGTGTCCGGCCATGTAGGTAAGCGAGACGGACGTGATGGGCATCGAACCTGCCCAGGTCGTCCGACCGATGGTCAGAAGCGCCGTGCCCGGGGGGCATGACAGACGCTCGGCCATCGCCGGGTCGGCGTTCACCGCACCGAACGAGATGTCGCCGCCCGAGAACGAGGTATTCTGCACCAACCATTCATTCGCGCTGATCCTGGCAAGATCAGCCTGGTCGAGTTCCGGCACGGCCACGGGGTTGATCCAGCGATCCTCGAAACAGAACGGGCGGCCGTCCGCCGAATGCAGGGCCGAAACGCGGATCAGCTGCGTCCCCGGGGGGAGCCGCAGTTCGCCGAGCACACCCGCATCGGGCACCCGGCTTTGCCGCAGAAGCAGCTGATAGCCGTAGGCGTGGCCTCGCCCCTCGATGTCCTGCCGGATGATGGGGATCTCGAAGGTTGCCTTGCGCACGGGGTTCAGCGGCACCCGCGTGCCCGCCTTGCGCCGCCGTTCCAGCAGCCCCGCCGATGCCAGATCCCGCAGCGCGCGGTTCACCGTGGCGCGGGCGCAGCCCAGTTCGGTGGCCAGATCGGCTTCATGCGGGATCATCTGGCCGGGCATCCATTCGCGATCGCCTATGCGGCGCAGCGCCTCGGCGCGGACCATCTGCCAGGTCAGCGGCGCCATCTCAGGCCGCCCGCAGGCGCGAAACGGTGGCGACATAGGCGCGGGTGATGGCGGCATGCCTGGCGTGCCGCCCGCCTGACACCAGATGCCGACCCGCGGACCACACGTCGCTGACCAGCCGGTCATCCCCCGCGAAGACATAGCTGTCAAGCACCACATCCCCGCGTCGCCCCGCCAGATCCGGGCCGGCGCCGTCGAGGGCCAGCAGATCGGCCAGCTTGCCCTTGGCGATCACGCCTGCATCACGTCCGGCGGCCTGTGCGCCACCCCTGGCCGCCCCCTGATACAGGACGCGGCCGGTCGATTCCCCGGCGGTCGCCAGCGCGGCACGTGACCGGTCCCGCAGGCGCTGGCTGTAGTCCAGGGTGCGCAGTTCCTCGGCCAGCGAGATGCGGATGTTGCTGTCCGACCCGATTCCCCACCGACCTTGCGCACCCAGCCACGCAACCCCGTCGAATATGCCGTCGCCCAGGCTCGACTCGGTTATCGGGCAAAGCCCCGCGACGGCACCCGTCGCTGCCAGGCCCAGTGTTTCCGGGCGTTCCATCTGGGTGCAGTGGATCAGACACCAGCGTGGGTCGACTGGTGCATTCGCGAGCAGCCATTCGACCGGGCGCGCACCGCGATGTGCAAGCACCTCCTCCACCTCGGCAATCTGTTCGGCCAGGTGCATGTGCAGCGGCGCCCCCGGGCGCATTGCTATGGCAGCCCGCAACCCCTCTTCCGTGACCGCGCGCAGGCTGTGCGGCGCAACACCCAGAACGGTATCGCCAGGCAGCGGTGCCAGCGCATGTGCGGCGGCCTCCAGCAGGGCCGCGAAACGATCAGGATCGTTGCCGAAACGGACCTGTCCCGGTCCGAGCGCCCGTCGGTCGCAGCCGCCGTATTCATACAGGACCGGCAGCAGCGTCAGGCCGATGCCGGTATCGGCAGCGGCCGCCGCGATCCGCGCCGACATTTCTGCAAGATCGTCATGCGGCATTCCGCCGGGCTGGTGGTGCAGATAGTGGAACTCGGCCACTGCGGCAAAGCCCGCCTCCAGCATCTCCATCTGCACGAAGGCGGTGATCGCCTGCACGTCATCGGGCGTCAACTGGTCCAGGAAGCGGTACATCAGCTGCCGCCATGTCCAGAAGCTGTCGCGCGGATCGGGGCCGCGCCGTTCCGTCAGGCCGGCCATCGCACGTTGGAAGGCATGGGAATGCAGGTTCGTCGGCGCGGGCAGCAGGACGTCCACGCGCCGGGCGTCCGCTGGTGCGGTCGTGCCGGTCTGAACCCCGGCGATGCGCCCGTCGTCGATTGTCACGGTAACGTCCTCGGCCCACCCATCGGCCAGAAGCGCCTGCGCCGCCCAGATTTCCGCCATCACGCCATCCCCCGGTTGACAGGATTATTATGTATGGACATATTATGCCAATCTCAGGGGGAATCAAGATGGAATTCGCCGCGCCCACCGTTCTGGCCAATCTGGCCCTCGCCGGAGGGGACGGCGCATTCCTCGCGCGCGGCGCCATCGCGCTGCGGGCCGGGCGGATCGCCTGGGCCGGGGCAGAGGCCGACCTGCCCGCCGATCTTGCGGGCTGGGACCGGCACGATCTGCAGGGGCGGCTCGTCACGCCCGCCTTCGTCGATTGCCACACCCATCTGGTGCATGGCGGCCACCGCGCCCGCGAGTTCGAGATGCGGCTGGAGGGTGCCAGCTATGAAGAGGTGGCGCGCGCCGGGGGCGGCATCGTCTCGACCGTCGCGGCAACGCGCGCTGCCGACGAGGCCGCGCTGATCGCGCAGGCCCTGCCGCGTCTGGATGCCCTGCTGGCCGAAGGGGTATCCTGTGTCGAGATCAAGTCGGGGTACGGCCTTGATGTCGAGACGGAGCTCCGGATGCTCCGGGTGGCCCGCAGGCTGGCGGTCCTGCGCCCCGTGCGGATCAGGACAAGTTTCCTGGGCGCGCACGCCATACCGGTCGAATACAAGGGCCGCTCTGACGACTACCTCACCGAGCAGTGCCTGCCCGCCCTGCACGCGGCCCATGCCGAGGGGCTTGTCGACGCGGTGGACGGATTCTGCGAGGGCATCGCCTTTTCCGTCGAACAGATCGCCCGCGTGTTCGACGCCGCCCGGGCCCTTGGATTGCCGGTCAAGCTGCATGCCGAACAGCTGTCGCATCTGGGCGGCGCCGCACTTGCATCGCGATATGGCGCGCTGTCGGCCGATCACGTGGAGTATGCGACCGACGACGATGCCCGCGCGATGGCGGCATCCGGCACGGTCGCCGTGCTGCTGCCGGGGGCATTCTATGCGATCCGTGAAACGCAGCTGCCGCCTGTGGCGGCGTTCCGCAGCCACGGGGTGCCGATGGCGCTGGCGACCGACTGCAACCCGGGCTCGTCGCCCCTGACCTCGCTGCTCCTGACCATGAACATGGCCTGCACCCTGTTCCGCCTGACCCCGGACGAGGCGCTGCGCGGCGTGACCCGGAACGCTGCCCTTGCCCTTGGCCTGCGGGACACGGGCGCCATTGCACCGGGCCTGCGCGCCGACCTTGCCATCTGGGATGTCGAGACGCCCGCCGAGCTTGCCTATCGCATCGGGTTCAACCCGCTTCACGTCCGCATCTTCGGAGAATCCGCATGACCGCCCTGACCCTGACGCCGGGCGCCACCACGCTGGCGCAGCTTGAAAACCTGTGGCGCGAGGGGCTGGCCGCACGGCTGGATCCCGCTGCGCGGCCAGATGTCGAGGCGGCCGCAGCGCAGGTCGCGGAAGCTGCCAGGGGTGAAACGGCGGTCTATGGCGTCAACACGGGCTTCGGCAAGCTGGCGTCCGTGAAGATCGCGGCCGAAGACACCGCTACCCTGCAACGCAACCTGATCCTGTCGCACTGCTGCGGTGTGGGCGAGCCGCTGGAAGAAGCGACAACGCGGCTGATGATGGCACTGAAGCTTCTGTCACTCGGGCGCGGCGCATCCGGCGTGCGGTGGGACATCATCGCACAGATCGAGGGCATGCTGGCTGCGGGGGTAACGCCGGTGGTGCCCGGTCAGGGGTCGGTCGGTGCGTCGGGCGATCTGGCCCCGCTTGCCCATATGACCGCCACGATGATCGGGGCCGGACAGGCCACCTATCGGGGCCGCCGGATGGACAGCGCGGCGGCCCTGGCGGCGGCCGGGCTGACACCCGTGACGCTAGGCCCCAAGGAGGGCCTGGGCCTGATCAACGGCACGCAGTTTTCCACTGCACTCGCGCTGGCCGGGCTGTTCGACGCCTGGCGAAATGCGGCCAGTTCGCTTGTCACCGCCAGCCTGTCGACCGACGCGATCATGGGATCGACGGCACCACTTCAGCCCGAGATCCACACGCTGCGCGGACACCGTGGCCAGATCGAGGTGGCCGAGCGGATGCGGGCGCTCATGGCCGGATCGGTCATCCGTGAAAGCCATCGTGAAGGCGACAGCCGGGTGCAGGACCCCTACTGCATCCGCTGCCAGCCGCAGGTGGCAGGCGCGGCGGTCGACCTGCTGCGGTTTGCGGCCACGACGCTGGAAACCGAGGCAAACGCGGTCACGGACAACCCGCTGGTGATCGGCGCGGGCATCATCTCGGGCGGAAACTTCCATGCCGAGCCTGTCGCCTTTGCCGCCGACATCATCGCGCTGGCAGTGGCCGAGATCGGCGCCATCGCGCAGCGGCGCGTGGCACTGATGGTCGATCCGACGCTGAGCCATGACCTGCCGCCGTTCCTGACACCCGATCCGGGCCTGAACTCCGGCTTCATGATCGCCGAGGTGACGACGGCGGCCCTGATGAGCGAGAACAAGCATCTGGCGACCCCCTGTTCGACCGACAGCACGCCGACATCGGCCAATCAGGAAGATCACGTCAGCATGGCCGCGCACGGTGCGCGCAGGCTGGGCAGGATGAATGCCAACCTGTCCGTCATCCTCGGGGTCGAGGCCCTGTGCGCGGCCCAGGGGATCGAATGCCGTTCGCCTCTGGTCACCTCGGGGCCGCTGCAATCGGTTCTGGCGGCAGTGCGTGCCGTATCGCCCCGACTGGAGGCCGACCGCTACCTCGCGCCCGACATCGAGGCGGCAAGCCGGCTGGTTCGTGACGGCGGCCTGGTCACCGCCGGCGGAATTGCGGAGTTCAGCCTGTGACCCCGGTCGAGGTCATCCAGGGTGACAGCCCCGTCGTGCTGGGTCTGCCGCACACCGGCACACATGTTCCGGAGCGCATCAGAAACCGGCTGAACGACCGGGGTCGGCAGTTGACGGATACCGACTGGCATGTCGAGCGGCTCTACGATGGCCTGCTGCCGGGGGCGACCACGGTCCGCGCCACGTTCCACCGCTATGTGATCGACGCGAACCGCCCGCCGGACGACTCAAGCCTCTATCCCGGGCAGAACACCACCGGGCTGGTGCCGCTGACCGATTTCGACGGCGAACCGCTTTGGACCGATGTGCCCGACGCAGCCGAGATCGAGGCACGGCGAGCGGCGTTTCACGCGACCTACCATGCCGCGCTTGCAGCGGAGATCGCACGGGTACGCGCCCGGCATGGCGTGGCGATCCTGTATGACTGCCATTCGATCCGCTCGCGCATCCCGTTCCTGTTTTCCGGCACGTTGCCCGACTTCAATATCGGCACGGCCGATGGCGCCGCCTGCGACGGCCGCATCGCAGAGACGCTGTTGTCGGCACTTGTCGGAGC
Encoded here:
- the iolE gene encoding myo-inosose-2 dehydratase, whose product is MIRFGTNPIAWANDDDRSIGADIPTARILDEAGRQIGFDGIENGHRWPDDPEDLRVLMASHGLAFISGWYSAELLLRSVDAEIAACQRHLARLKHNGCTVMIVCETSNAIHGDPAKPVNDRPRLTAAEMQAFCARLEAFAAYLSGQGITLVYHHHMGTIIEAPEDIDALMAATGPHTHLLFDAGHCAFGGGDPAAVLARHVGRVRHFHAKNIRPDVVARARAEGLSFLQAVVAGAFTVPGDQEGAIDFEPLLRILAGAGYDGWIVIEAEQDPQVRNPLLYQTLGLATLRRQAREAGLA
- the iolB gene encoding 5-deoxy-glucuronate isomerase encodes the protein MSHPAQTGLLRKPRGTHGKVHDLTPADAGWGYVGFALYRLRPGESAAEATGGREAILVLVEGRARVGACGRDFGILGDRLDVFEATPPHCLYVPAHSGWTATADTDLTLAVCTAPGKPGRDAAVIGPAGVPQIMRGRGTNTRHINAIAMEERDVADSLLVTEVFTPAGHWSSYPPHRHDEDDFPAMTYLEETYYHRLNPAQGFGIQRVFTEDGSLDETMAVADGDLVLVPRGHHPCGAPYGYAMYYLNVMAGPLRKWRFRNHPDHDWIAQRDA
- a CDS encoding UTRA domain-containing protein, with product MAPLTWQMVRAEALRRIGDREWMPGQMIPHEADLATELGCARATVNRALRDLASAGLLERRRKAGTRVPLNPVRKATFEIPIIRQDIEGRGHAYGYQLLLRQSRVPDAGVLGELRLPPGTQLIRVSALHSADGRPFCFEDRWINPVAVPELDQADLARISANEWLVQNTSFSGGDISFGAVNADPAMAERLSCPPGTALLTIGRTTWAGSMPITSVSLTYMAGHRMRTTI
- a CDS encoding formimidoylglutamate deiminase, producing MAEIWAAQALLADGWAEDVTVTIDDGRIAGVQTGTTAPADARRVDVLLPAPTNLHSHAFQRAMAGLTERRGPDPRDSFWTWRQLMYRFLDQLTPDDVQAITAFVQMEMLEAGFAAVAEFHYLHHQPGGMPHDDLAEMSARIAAAAADTGIGLTLLPVLYEYGGCDRRALGPGQVRFGNDPDRFAALLEAAAHALAPLPGDTVLGVAPHSLRAVTEEGLRAAIAMRPGAPLHMHLAEQIAEVEEVLAHRGARPVEWLLANAPVDPRWCLIHCTQMERPETLGLAATGAVAGLCPITESSLGDGIFDGVAWLGAQGRWGIGSDSNIRISLAEELRTLDYSQRLRDRSRAALATAGESTGRVLYQGAARGGAQAAGRDAGVIAKGKLADLLALDGAGPDLAGRRGDVVLDSYVFAGDDRLVSDVWSAGRHLVSGGRHARHAAITRAYVATVSRLRAA
- the hutI gene encoding imidazolonepropionase; this encodes MEFAAPTVLANLALAGGDGAFLARGAIALRAGRIAWAGAEADLPADLAGWDRHDLQGRLVTPAFVDCHTHLVHGGHRAREFEMRLEGASYEEVARAGGGIVSTVAATRAADEAALIAQALPRLDALLAEGVSCVEIKSGYGLDVETELRMLRVARRLAVLRPVRIRTSFLGAHAIPVEYKGRSDDYLTEQCLPALHAAHAEGLVDAVDGFCEGIAFSVEQIARVFDAARALGLPVKLHAEQLSHLGGAALASRYGALSADHVEYATDDDARAMAASGTVAVLLPGAFYAIRETQLPPVAAFRSHGVPMALATDCNPGSSPLTSLLLTMNMACTLFRLTPDEALRGVTRNAALALGLRDTGAIAPGLRADLAIWDVETPAELAYRIGFNPLHVRIFGESA
- the hutH gene encoding histidine ammonia-lyase, whose protein sequence is MTALTLTPGATTLAQLENLWREGLAARLDPAARPDVEAAAAQVAEAARGETAVYGVNTGFGKLASVKIAAEDTATLQRNLILSHCCGVGEPLEEATTRLMMALKLLSLGRGASGVRWDIIAQIEGMLAAGVTPVVPGQGSVGASGDLAPLAHMTATMIGAGQATYRGRRMDSAAALAAAGLTPVTLGPKEGLGLINGTQFSTALALAGLFDAWRNAASSLVTASLSTDAIMGSTAPLQPEIHTLRGHRGQIEVAERMRALMAGSVIRESHREGDSRVQDPYCIRCQPQVAGAAVDLLRFAATTLETEANAVTDNPLVIGAGIISGGNFHAEPVAFAADIIALAVAEIGAIAQRRVALMVDPTLSHDLPPFLTPDPGLNSGFMIAEVTTAALMSENKHLATPCSTDSTPTSANQEDHVSMAAHGARRLGRMNANLSVILGVEALCAAQGIECRSPLVTSGPLQSVLAAVRAVSPRLEADRYLAPDIEAASRLVRDGGLVTAGGIAEFSL
- the hutG gene encoding N-formylglutamate deformylase; amino-acid sequence: MTPVEVIQGDSPVVLGLPHTGTHVPERIRNRLNDRGRQLTDTDWHVERLYDGLLPGATTVRATFHRYVIDANRPPDDSSLYPGQNTTGLVPLTDFDGEPLWTDVPDAAEIEARRAAFHATYHAALAAEIARVRARHGVAILYDCHSIRSRIPFLFSGTLPDFNIGTADGAACDGRIAETLLSALVGADGFSSVLNGRFKGGWTTRHYGRPGDGVHAVQMELAQSTHLETETPPFAYSSAKAAILRPILSNLLRRLAALAHVLRS